A window from Bacillota bacterium encodes these proteins:
- a CDS encoding NAD(P)H-dependent oxidoreductase, whose translation MKVLGLVGSARRLGNTEILVKEALAGARGAGADVAMVRLPDLRILPCDGCMSCVFSRRPCRLDDDVPWLFERMLDADGLVVGAPTYVLGPAGVIKLVLDRYLMVGHQVEELGRRGRRGAAISVAGLRGWNPFGAGPLSLLLLAMQAPPVGWLHAYAPGPGEVLLEEGMAERAHLLGRLVATGPEPPPMGSRRTPGGAPAASGYPGGSAGAARAGSACSEGWAGCRGPRPPLTEEGVFACPFCGSLVLRVGRGEVECPVCSSRAQLDAAGVGEFRAPGPQGHRWDPVPAREHIEGWVMSTRDRYLARRDAIRPLRERYRQMEDWWISPPAPPSGRA comes from the coding sequence GTGAAGGTGCTGGGTCTGGTGGGGTCGGCCCGCCGCCTGGGCAACACGGAGATTCTGGTCAAGGAGGCGCTGGCCGGAGCGCGGGGGGCGGGGGCCGATGTGGCCATGGTGCGCCTCCCCGACCTGCGTATCCTTCCCTGCGACGGGTGCATGTCCTGCGTGTTCAGCCGGCGGCCCTGCCGCCTCGATGACGATGTACCCTGGCTGTTCGAGCGGATGCTGGATGCGGATGGGCTGGTGGTGGGAGCCCCCACCTACGTGCTGGGGCCGGCCGGCGTGATCAAGTTGGTCCTCGATCGGTACCTCATGGTCGGGCACCAGGTTGAGGAGTTGGGCCGGCGGGGGCGCCGGGGGGCGGCCATCAGCGTGGCCGGCCTGCGGGGTTGGAACCCCTTTGGCGCCGGTCCTCTCAGCCTGCTCCTGCTGGCCATGCAGGCTCCTCCGGTAGGGTGGCTGCACGCCTACGCCCCCGGTCCGGGTGAGGTGCTGCTCGAAGAAGGTATGGCGGAGCGGGCCCACCTCCTCGGCCGCCTGGTGGCGACCGGCCCCGAACCGCCACCGATGGGTTCCCGCAGGACACCGGGGGGTGCCCCGGCTGCAAGTGGTTACCCTGGGGGGTCGGCGGGGGCCGCCCGGGCCGGGAGCGCTTGCAGCGAGGGGTGGGCCGGCTGTAGAGGGCCGCGTCCGCCCCTTACCGAGGAAGGGGTGTTCGCCTGCCCGTTTTGCGGCAGCCTGGTCCTGCGCGTGGGGCGGGGCGAGGTGGAGTGCCCCGTCTGTTCGTCACGGGCACAACTGGACGCGGCAGGAGTAGGCGAGTTCCGTGCCCCGGGGCCCCAGGGGCATCGCTGGGACCCGGTGCCCGCTCGCGAGCACATCGAGGGCTGGGTTATGAGCACGCGGGACCGCTACCTTGCCCGCCGCGACGCCATCCGGCCCCTGCGCGAGCGCTACCGGCAGATGGAAGATTGGTGGATTTCCCCGCCTGCGCCACCTTCCGGCAGGGCTTGA
- a CDS encoding M28 family peptidase, producing MREQRTDSGNAGRPDDGRLRDADRSLAGELFVSDEAYQNLLVLCDECGSRFGGTEGERKACDFILEKMRAYGLEDVHAEAFPYAGWVRGRASLQALTPVEKEFPCVSLPYTKAATVEGDLVNLGEGAPSDYERLADQIRGNLVLVSTRAPRFFRRPMHRGEKYGRAVAAGAAGFIWMKDDPGLLEETGSIRFNREAEIPGVGVSKETGEALLRLARRGPVRVRLETTDQVHPMTSWNLVGQLTGTRWPERVLVVGAHFDGHDIAQGAMDDASGAVVVLEGARGLARCRDLLGATVRFILFPLEEMGLIGAHAYVDAHRGEVGRFAFMLNLDGAGREGDKFFALQGCPELKEPMEAALRDMKQPLPVGNRPGLYSDFYPFMLAGVPSATISGFTSGPGAGRGFGHTAADTVDKVSARGLQMDAILVGRLMLRLAAVDPWPGRHRAWPEIKETLAAEDLLEPLRYEGRYPFPE from the coding sequence ATGAGGGAACAAAGAACTGATAGTGGCAATGCTGGGCGGCCGGACGACGGGCGGCTGCGGGACGCAGACCGTTCGCTGGCCGGTGAACTTTTCGTCTCCGACGAGGCGTACCAGAACCTCCTCGTCCTCTGCGACGAGTGCGGATCCCGGTTCGGCGGGACCGAGGGAGAGCGGAAGGCGTGCGACTTCATCCTGGAGAAGATGCGGGCTTACGGCCTGGAGGACGTCCACGCTGAGGCATTCCCTTATGCGGGATGGGTGCGGGGTAGGGCCAGCCTGCAGGCCCTCACCCCGGTGGAGAAGGAGTTCCCCTGCGTTTCTCTTCCCTACACGAAGGCCGCCACCGTGGAGGGGGATCTGGTCAACCTGGGAGAGGGTGCGCCATCCGATTACGAGCGCCTGGCCGACCAGATCCGGGGGAACTTGGTGCTGGTCAGCACACGGGCGCCCCGCTTCTTCCGGCGTCCTATGCACCGGGGCGAGAAGTACGGCCGGGCGGTGGCGGCGGGGGCAGCCGGCTTCATCTGGATGAAGGACGACCCCGGCCTGCTGGAGGAGACCGGCTCCATTCGCTTCAACCGCGAGGCCGAGATCCCGGGAGTGGGGGTGAGCAAGGAAACCGGTGAGGCCCTGTTGCGGCTGGCACGACGGGGCCCGGTGCGGGTGCGCCTGGAGACCACCGATCAGGTGCATCCCATGACCTCGTGGAACCTGGTGGGCCAGCTCACGGGTACCCGGTGGCCCGAGCGGGTACTGGTGGTGGGAGCCCACTTCGATGGCCACGACATCGCCCAGGGGGCCATGGACGACGCCTCGGGAGCGGTGGTGGTGCTGGAGGGGGCGCGCGGCCTGGCCCGCTGCCGGGACCTCCTGGGCGCCACCGTCCGCTTCATCCTCTTCCCCCTGGAAGAGATGGGGCTGATAGGTGCCCACGCTTACGTCGACGCCCATCGGGGCGAGGTGGGGAGATTCGCCTTCATGCTCAACCTGGACGGCGCTGGCCGGGAGGGGGATAAGTTCTTCGCCCTGCAGGGGTGTCCTGAACTAAAAGAGCCTATGGAGGCGGCCCTCCGGGACATGAAGCAGCCGCTGCCCGTCGGCAACAGACCCGGCCTGTACTCGGACTTCTATCCCTTCATGCTGGCCGGGGTCCCCAGTGCTACCATCTCCGGGTTCACCTCCGGTCCGGGGGCGGGACGGGGATTCGGCCACACCGCGGCCGACACCGTGGACAAGGTGAGCGCGCGCGGCCTGCAGATGGATGCCATCCTGGTCGGCCGCCTCATGCTCAGGCTGGCGGCCGTGGATCCCTGGCCGGGCCGCCACCGCGCCTGGCCGGAGATCAAAGAGACGCTGGCGGCGGAAGATCTGCTGGAGCCCCTGCGGTACGAGGGGCGCTACCCCTTCCCCGAGTAA
- a CDS encoding M42 family metallopeptidase, producing MENHDRMLDTLEALTAIDGVSGFEEPVATWLRRELEPLVDRVETDGMGNLYLVREGRPGGPRVMVAAHTDEIGGMVSQVEGSGFLRFEKLGGWQDPLLPGRFVRIRGHLGIIGCKPGHFLGEEERRRVREHRELYIDVGAKSAQEVAALGIRPGDPVAFHSPLVRMAGGIAAGKALDDRLGCAVVAELLRRTHEEGRRPVATVVAAFTVQEEVGLRGATVAAYRVNPDLALVVDTIPSGDTPDMASPRPFFPVTLGKGPVIQLMSGSGQRGHILSPRVRDLLEEAACRAGVSYQTAAFTGGTTDGSAIHLARQGVPTGVITIPRRYSHSPVEMAHVSDVIYTLRLLDAALQRVPALT from the coding sequence GTGGAAAACCACGATCGGATGCTGGATACGCTGGAGGCGCTGACAGCCATCGACGGCGTCTCCGGGTTCGAGGAACCGGTAGCCACCTGGCTCAGGCGGGAACTGGAGCCCCTGGTGGACCGGGTGGAGACCGACGGCATGGGCAACCTCTACCTGGTGCGAGAAGGGCGCCCCGGGGGACCGCGGGTCATGGTGGCCGCCCACACCGATGAGATCGGGGGTATGGTCTCGCAGGTGGAAGGGAGCGGCTTTCTCCGTTTCGAGAAGCTGGGCGGGTGGCAGGACCCGCTGTTGCCGGGGCGCTTCGTGCGCATACGCGGCCACCTGGGCATCATCGGATGCAAGCCCGGGCACTTCCTGGGCGAGGAAGAGCGCCGCCGGGTGAGGGAGCACCGCGAGCTGTACATTGACGTGGGGGCGAAGAGCGCCCAGGAAGTGGCCGCTCTGGGCATAAGGCCGGGGGACCCGGTTGCCTTCCACAGCCCTCTGGTGCGCATGGCGGGGGGCATCGCGGCGGGCAAGGCCCTGGATGACCGCCTGGGGTGCGCGGTGGTGGCGGAGTTGCTCCGCCGCACCCACGAGGAAGGGCGCCGGCCCGTGGCCACCGTGGTGGCGGCCTTCACCGTGCAGGAGGAAGTGGGCTTGCGGGGCGCCACCGTGGCCGCCTACCGGGTGAACCCGGACCTGGCCCTGGTGGTGGACACCATCCCCTCCGGCGACACGCCCGACATGGCCTCGCCCCGACCCTTCTTCCCGGTGACCCTGGGTAAGGGTCCGGTCATCCAGCTCATGAGTGGCTCGGGACAGCGGGGCCACATCCTGTCACCGCGAGTGCGGGATTTGCTGGAAGAGGCGGCCTGCCGCGCGGGCGTCTCCTACCAGACGGCCGCTTTCACGGGAGGCACCACAGACGGCAGCGCCATCCACCTGGCCAGGCAGGGTGTGCCCACGGGCGTGATCACCATCCCGCGGCGGTACTCCCATTCCCCGGTGGAGATGGCCCACGTCTCCGACGTGATCTACACCCTGCGGCTGCTCGACGCCGCCCTGCAGCGCGTCCCCGCATTGACCTGA
- the ugpC gene encoding sn-glycerol-3-phosphate ABC transporter ATP-binding protein UgpC, whose product MATVQLHRVTKQFGYVTAVRDFTLEIDDGEFVVLVGPSGCGKSTLLRAVAGLEEITSGEIYIDGRLVNHVAPKDRDVAMVFQNYALYPHMHVYDNLAFGLRMRHAPRDEIDRRVRQAAEILGLSDLLRRRPSQLSGGQRQRVALGRAIVREPKAFLMDEPLSNLDAKLRVEMRTELARLHQRLRVTTIYVTHDQTEAMTMGSRIVVMKEGRIQQVASPLELYERPANLFVAGFIGSPPMNFVPGTLAPRDSGLWFVTAGISIRVPPALAGATAGLAGQPIVLGLRPDDILVEPERVRGVTDARIDAVVEVVEPLGADAYVHLLAGQDRLTARVPGRVEVRVGDRLTVAADSERIHLFDPTTEQALSRVTTSA is encoded by the coding sequence ATGGCCACAGTGCAGCTTCACCGCGTGACCAAGCAGTTCGGTTACGTCACCGCCGTGCGCGACTTCACCCTGGAAATCGACGACGGCGAATTCGTGGTGCTGGTGGGACCGTCCGGGTGCGGCAAATCCACCCTGTTGCGGGCGGTCGCCGGACTGGAAGAGATCACCTCAGGGGAGATTTACATTGACGGTCGCCTGGTCAACCACGTGGCCCCCAAGGACCGCGACGTGGCCATGGTGTTCCAGAACTACGCCCTCTACCCGCACATGCACGTGTATGACAACCTGGCCTTCGGCCTGCGCATGCGGCACGCCCCCCGCGACGAGATCGACCGCCGCGTGCGCCAGGCTGCCGAGATCCTGGGCCTGTCCGACCTGCTCAGGCGGCGGCCGTCCCAGCTTTCGGGGGGACAGCGCCAGCGGGTGGCCCTGGGCCGGGCCATCGTGCGGGAGCCCAAGGCCTTTCTCATGGACGAACCTCTCTCTAACCTGGACGCCAAGCTGCGGGTGGAGATGCGCACCGAACTGGCCCGCCTGCACCAGCGCCTGCGGGTCACCACCATCTACGTGACCCACGACCAGACCGAAGCCATGACCATGGGCAGCCGCATCGTGGTCATGAAGGAGGGTCGCATCCAGCAGGTGGCCTCGCCGCTGGAACTCTACGAGCGGCCGGCCAACCTGTTCGTGGCCGGGTTTATTGGCTCACCGCCCATGAATTTTGTGCCGGGGACCCTGGCGCCCCGCGACAGCGGGCTCTGGTTCGTCACCGCCGGGATCAGCATCCGCGTGCCCCCGGCCCTGGCCGGCGCCACGGCGGGTCTCGCCGGGCAACCCATCGTGCTGGGCCTCCGGCCCGACGACATCCTGGTGGAGCCGGAGCGGGTCCGGGGCGTGACGGATGCCCGCATCGACGCCGTGGTGGAGGTGGTGGAACCCCTCGGTGCCGATGCCTACGTGCACCTCCTGGCTGGGCAGGACCGGCTCACCGCCCGGGTGCCCGGGCGCGTCGAGGTGCGCGTGGGCGACCGGCTCACCGTGGCCGCAGACTCCGAGCGCATTCACCTCTTCGACCCCACAACCGAGCAGGCACTGAGCCGCGTCACCACCTCCGCTTGA
- a CDS encoding carbohydrate ABC transporter permease, whose product MGVVWQPAPERQQPAPERQPAPERQPAPVCTPGSFPAGRPVRKPRLRPAVILRDALAWLVGLLWLVPFLGILMSALRPQPELIHGWWQFRQATLSAENFVRAWNHPTAPMGEGIRNSLAVAIPSTVLPLLIASLAAYGFLRSRARARTPLFALIILLLAVPQQMVAIPLFRILRDFGFINSYAGLVVTHTAWALPWMIMFLRNYFATLPREVEEAALMDGAGRLQIFWHVILPLSLPGLASAAALQLTWAWNDFFMALILLYEPSRLVATQRIPLLRGQYHVDWGILTAASVLTIAVPILVFALLQRYYVRGLIGWTLK is encoded by the coding sequence ATGGGTGTAGTTTGGCAACCTGCGCCCGAGCGGCAACAACCTGCGCCCGAGCGGCAACCTGCGCCCGAGCGGCAACCTGCCCCCGTGTGCACTCCCGGGTCCTTCCCGGCCGGCCGTCCCGTGCGCAAGCCTCGCCTCCGACCCGCCGTCATCCTGCGCGATGCCCTGGCCTGGCTCGTCGGCCTACTCTGGCTCGTGCCCTTCCTGGGCATCCTCATGAGCGCGCTGCGGCCCCAGCCGGAACTGATCCACGGCTGGTGGCAATTCAGGCAGGCGACTCTCTCTGCGGAGAACTTCGTGCGTGCCTGGAATCACCCCACCGCCCCCATGGGGGAAGGTATCCGCAACTCTCTGGCGGTGGCCATCCCTTCCACGGTGCTGCCGCTCCTCATCGCCTCCCTGGCCGCGTACGGCTTTCTCCGGTCCCGGGCGCGCGCGCGCACCCCGCTTTTCGCCCTCATCATCCTCCTGCTGGCGGTGCCCCAACAGATGGTGGCCATCCCCCTGTTCCGCATACTGCGAGACTTCGGTTTCATCAACTCCTATGCCGGGCTGGTGGTAACCCACACGGCCTGGGCGCTGCCCTGGATGATCATGTTCCTGCGCAACTACTTCGCCACTCTCCCCCGGGAGGTGGAGGAGGCCGCCCTCATGGACGGGGCCGGCCGCCTGCAGATCTTCTGGCACGTCATCCTGCCCCTCAGCCTTCCCGGGCTGGCTTCGGCCGCGGCCCTGCAGCTGACCTGGGCCTGGAACGACTTCTTCATGGCCCTCATCCTGCTTTACGAACCCAGCCGGCTGGTGGCCACGCAGCGCATCCCGCTCTTGCGCGGCCAGTACCACGTGGACTGGGGCATCCTGACGGCGGCCTCGGTGCTCACCATAGCCGTCCCCATCCTCGTCTTCGCCCTGCTGCAGCGTTACTACGTGAGGGGCCTGATCGGCTGGACTCTCAAGTAG
- a CDS encoding sugar ABC transporter permease, translating into MDPRGARARPWADPLLLAAPALFLILALIVYPALQTVALSFLSKDGAFVGLKNFADVLSDPETMNLARFPARTPPWGSLVHNAIWILLHLPLTVAIGLGLAILLRDVKGSAILRSVIFLGMVTPMIVGGVIIRFLFDEHAGIINAFLRLVGLEALARSWTAYPDTALLSLILGSVWLWSGFAMVLYSAGLSTIPRDYYEAACVDGASPWQQFWHITVPSLRPVTTVVVAMTILWGLKIFDLVYTATLGGPGGSSMVLALQMYFYGFRALRFNTAAAVATLLSLFTLVVGIWFIRSGRREE; encoded by the coding sequence ATGGATCCCCGAGGGGCCCGCGCCCGGCCCTGGGCTGACCCACTGCTGCTGGCCGCCCCGGCCCTTTTCTTGATCCTCGCCCTCATCGTGTATCCCGCCCTGCAGACGGTGGCGCTCTCCTTCCTGTCCAAAGATGGCGCCTTCGTCGGGCTCAAGAACTTCGCCGATGTGCTCTCCGACCCGGAGACCATGAACCTGGCGCGGTTCCCGGCCCGCACGCCTCCGTGGGGCTCGCTGGTGCACAACGCCATCTGGATTTTGCTGCACCTGCCCCTCACCGTCGCCATCGGACTCGGCCTGGCCATCCTGCTACGAGACGTGAAGGGTTCCGCCATTCTGAGGTCCGTCATCTTCCTGGGCATGGTCACACCCATGATCGTGGGCGGGGTAATCATCCGCTTCCTGTTCGACGAACACGCCGGCATCATCAACGCCTTCCTGCGCCTGGTGGGGCTGGAGGCCCTGGCCCGGAGCTGGACGGCATACCCCGACACGGCGCTGCTGTCGCTCATCCTGGGTTCGGTGTGGCTGTGGTCGGGGTTCGCCATGGTGCTGTATAGCGCCGGCCTTTCCACCATCCCGCGAGATTATTACGAGGCCGCCTGCGTGGACGGGGCCAGCCCGTGGCAGCAGTTCTGGCACATCACGGTCCCTTCCCTGCGGCCGGTGACCACCGTGGTGGTGGCCATGACCATCCTCTGGGGGCTCAAGATCTTCGACCTGGTCTACACCGCCACCCTGGGCGGTCCGGGCGGATCCTCCATGGTGCTCGCCCTTCAGATGTACTTCTACGGTTTCCGGGCCCTGCGGTTCAACACCGCCGCCGCCGTTGCCACCCTACTGTCCCTGTTCACCCTGGTGGTGGGCATCTGGTTCATCCGCAGCGGCCGTCGAGAGGAGTGA
- a CDS encoding ABC transporter substrate-binding protein translates to MKRWLLLLVVGLLALSGCTGAPAPAVEPAPKPVLTVIGPWSGPEMDAFVPVLKAAEGKLGAKINYRIYRAEDLSAILPAQFEAGQAPGDVIFMWDWWVKKNTQHAVALTDVWQSEAGQFILTAAEAGGKVCAVPYAMTVKPGFWYRKSFFQQHNLKPPNTWEELKALLDQAAKVPGVEKPIVTGDGVGWPISDITEHFLITCGGPQLQLDLIAGKVKWTDPQVRSVFADRLVPLLPYFSDPVEWTQAIDLWWNGEYVLYFMGNWLTGMVKQPDDLGVFTLPGAKGVVAGTDYAFIPKYSENVDAAKKLVAYLISREGMETRAKQGGKLAGRKDVPADVYPPADKALAEALAQVEVTLPDLDDSIGGDWQRTFWDQLKLLWVKPKALDDVLTTLESKRQSK, encoded by the coding sequence GTGAAACGGTGGTTGCTTCTGTTGGTGGTCGGCTTGCTGGCACTGTCGGGTTGCACCGGGGCTCCCGCCCCCGCGGTCGAGCCCGCACCCAAGCCGGTGCTTACCGTCATCGGTCCCTGGTCAGGCCCCGAGATGGACGCGTTCGTCCCCGTCCTCAAAGCGGCAGAGGGAAAGCTGGGCGCCAAGATCAACTATCGCATCTACCGGGCGGAGGACCTGTCCGCCATCCTGCCGGCCCAGTTTGAGGCGGGTCAGGCCCCGGGCGACGTGATCTTCATGTGGGACTGGTGGGTTAAGAAGAACACCCAGCACGCCGTGGCCCTGACCGACGTCTGGCAGAGCGAGGCAGGGCAGTTCATCCTCACGGCGGCCGAGGCCGGGGGCAAGGTGTGCGCGGTCCCCTACGCCATGACGGTGAAGCCCGGCTTCTGGTACCGCAAGTCCTTCTTCCAGCAACACAATCTCAAGCCCCCCAACACCTGGGAGGAACTGAAGGCGCTGCTGGATCAGGCGGCCAAGGTGCCGGGCGTGGAGAAGCCCATCGTGACCGGGGACGGCGTGGGCTGGCCCATCAGCGACATCACCGAGCACTTCCTCATCACCTGCGGCGGGCCCCAGCTGCAGCTCGACCTCATCGCAGGCAAGGTGAAGTGGACCGACCCCCAGGTACGCAGCGTTTTCGCAGACCGGCTGGTCCCGTTGCTCCCCTACTTCAGCGATCCGGTGGAGTGGACCCAGGCCATCGACCTCTGGTGGAACGGGGAGTATGTCCTCTACTTCATGGGCAACTGGCTCACCGGCATGGTCAAGCAACCCGATGACCTGGGCGTCTTCACCCTGCCCGGGGCCAAAGGCGTGGTGGCCGGTACCGACTACGCCTTCATCCCCAAGTACTCGGAGAACGTGGACGCCGCCAAGAAGCTGGTCGCCTACCTCATCAGCCGCGAGGGTATGGAGACGCGAGCCAAACAGGGCGGCAAGCTGGCCGGTCGCAAGGATGTGCCCGCCGATGTCTACCCGCCCGCCGACAAGGCTCTGGCCGAGGCGCTGGCCCAGGTGGAAGTCACCCTGCCCGACCTGGACGACTCCATCGGGGGCGACTGGCAGCGCACCTTCTGGGATCAGTTGAAGCTGTTGTGGGTGAAGCCAAAAGCCCTGGACGACGTGCTCACCACCCTGGAAAGCAAGCGCCAATCCAAGTGA
- a CDS encoding glycosyltransferase — translation MSRARRLEDYAEVVNPEELREIWSVVRHVEGTTMVHVNSTRMGGGVAEILEAMIPLLNSVGVTARWEVIEPLPGFFPFTKALHNGLQGAPFLLREEQVDTYVRCQEINASRLDLDADCVIIHDPQPAGLIRHRARGRSRWVWRCHIDLSAPDPVAWRFLRPYVEQYDASIFSIPAFAQELPHNQFMIEPSIDPLNDKNRDLDVRTVQDVLERYGIDPGRPIITQVSRFDAMKDPLGVMRAFREVRRREDCQLVLAGGGATDDPEGQQVLAQVREEASQQPDIHVLELPPESDVEINALQRASTIIVQKSLREGFGLTVTEALWKGKPVVAGAVGGIRRQVIHGFTGFLVRSVEGLAYRLRQLLHDPALRRAMGDNGREHVRNNYLITRHLKDYLLLLLAVRHPDADVTELRAP, via the coding sequence ATGAGCAGGGCACGCCGACTGGAAGACTATGCCGAAGTGGTGAACCCCGAGGAGCTGCGCGAGATATGGTCGGTGGTACGCCACGTGGAGGGCACCACCATGGTGCACGTTAACTCCACCAGGATGGGCGGGGGCGTGGCCGAGATCCTGGAAGCCATGATCCCCCTTCTCAACAGCGTGGGGGTCACGGCGCGCTGGGAAGTCATCGAACCACTGCCCGGATTCTTCCCCTTCACCAAGGCCCTGCACAACGGCCTCCAGGGGGCACCCTTCCTCCTGCGAGAGGAGCAGGTGGACACCTACGTCAGGTGCCAGGAGATCAACGCCTCCCGGTTGGACCTGGACGCCGACTGCGTGATCATCCACGACCCGCAGCCGGCCGGCCTCATCCGCCATCGCGCCCGGGGCCGGTCGCGCTGGGTGTGGCGGTGCCACATCGACCTGTCCGCCCCCGACCCGGTGGCCTGGCGCTTCCTGCGCCCGTACGTGGAGCAGTACGACGCCAGCATCTTCTCTATACCCGCCTTCGCCCAGGAGCTGCCCCACAACCAGTTCATGATCGAACCCTCCATAGACCCCCTGAACGACAAGAACCGGGACCTGGACGTCCGCACGGTGCAGGACGTCCTCGAGCGGTATGGTATCGACCCGGGAAGGCCCATCATAACCCAGGTGTCCCGCTTTGACGCCATGAAGGATCCCCTGGGGGTGATGAGGGCTTTCCGGGAGGTGCGACGGCGCGAAGACTGTCAGCTGGTGCTGGCGGGAGGAGGCGCCACCGACGACCCCGAAGGGCAGCAGGTCCTGGCCCAGGTGAGAGAAGAGGCCAGCCAACAACCGGACATCCACGTCCTGGAGCTTCCTCCCGAAAGCGATGTCGAGATCAACGCCCTGCAGCGGGCGTCCACCATCATCGTACAGAAGTCCCTACGGGAGGGGTTCGGGCTCACGGTGACCGAGGCCCTGTGGAAAGGCAAGCCGGTGGTGGCAGGGGCCGTAGGTGGTATCCGCCGCCAGGTGATCCACGGGTTCACCGGCTTCCTGGTCAGGTCGGTGGAAGGGCTGGCCTACCGCCTCCGCCAGCTGCTGCACGATCCCGCCCTGCGGCGGGCCATGGGCGACAATGGACGCGAGCACGTGCGTAACAATTACCTGATCACCCGCCACCTCAAGGACTACCTGCTCCTCCTCCTCGCAGTGCGCCATCCCGACGCCGACGTCACCGAGCTGCGCGCCCCGTAG
- a CDS encoding DUF5752 family protein — protein sequence MAGPPGARPLRLTGGKSGFTFYTERRLVQLTGVKAHNLDEFLAALRTVGGASIFYHTHHSFLQRQFAAPLYNGNDFATWTATALGEGELAERLGSINILDCESIRDLRQTLIAVMEDHLAAHPNRQRRQADPLDAFHFASSRSFVFPAGRVARSLEEFAWHVSRISVHSLFYHVFVARLNPDCRDRDFAVWIEEQLGLDDLAGQIRRLDPYPRPLEDLRSDLVNVLARYIDTGGR from the coding sequence ATGGCCGGGCCCCCGGGGGCACGCCCGTTGCGGCTCACCGGGGGGAAATCCGGTTTCACCTTTTACACCGAGCGGCGCCTGGTGCAACTGACCGGTGTCAAGGCCCACAACCTGGACGAATTCCTGGCCGCGCTGCGGACGGTGGGCGGGGCGAGCATCTTCTACCACACCCACCACAGCTTCCTGCAACGGCAGTTTGCCGCACCGCTGTACAACGGCAACGACTTTGCCACCTGGACCGCCACTGCCCTGGGGGAAGGAGAACTCGCAGAAAGACTGGGCAGCATCAACATCCTGGACTGCGAGTCGATCCGGGACCTGCGGCAGACGCTCATCGCCGTAATGGAGGATCACCTGGCAGCTCACCCAAACCGGCAGCGCCGCCAGGCCGACCCGCTGGACGCTTTCCACTTTGCCAGCTCCAGGAGCTTCGTGTTCCCCGCCGGGAGAGTGGCCCGCAGCCTGGAGGAGTTCGCCTGGCATGTGAGCCGCATCAGCGTCCACTCGCTCTTCTATCACGTCTTCGTGGCCCGGCTCAATCCCGACTGCCGCGACCGGGACTTCGCCGTGTGGATAGAAGAACAACTGGGACTGGACGACCTGGCCGGGCAGATACGGCGGCTTGACCCCTACCCCCGACCCCTCGAGGATCTGCGGTCGGATCTGGTGAACGTGCTGGCGCGCTACATCGACACCGGGGGGCGCTGA
- a CDS encoding DUF4921 family protein, giving the protein MEAELRHDPFSGTWAGVAAGRARRPVEAKGGGECPFCPGNEDLTPPELASWRDETGEHWLVRVVDNLFPALLPGARGPSAGPQKEELYHAVPAVGAHEVIVEHPDHHATWASMAGRHLTLVLQAWQARYRHHARDPSVRYVQLFRNSGPASGASLSHPHSQLVALPLVPLSPEAELSRAAAYSSATGRCPYCDVVAREAGGPRLVLANGDFVAFCPFASRVPYETWVVPRRHEPDFGNLTPPELALLARVLQALAACHFGTPGGTSFNLILHSAPCDGGSYPHYHCHLEWIPRTGTAGGFEWGTGWFINPVPPEAAARHLRSNLGAR; this is encoded by the coding sequence GTGGAAGCGGAACTGAGGCACGATCCCTTTTCTGGCACCTGGGCGGGCGTGGCTGCCGGTAGGGCCAGGCGGCCGGTGGAAGCCAAGGGCGGGGGGGAGTGCCCCTTCTGCCCGGGAAACGAGGATCTGACGCCCCCCGAACTGGCCTCGTGGCGTGACGAGACCGGTGAGCACTGGCTGGTCAGAGTGGTTGACAACCTGTTCCCCGCTCTGCTCCCGGGAGCCAGGGGTCCCTCGGCCGGCCCGCAGAAGGAAGAACTGTACCACGCGGTGCCAGCGGTGGGGGCACACGAGGTTATCGTGGAGCACCCCGACCACCATGCCACCTGGGCCTCCATGGCGGGGCGGCACCTGACTCTGGTCCTGCAGGCATGGCAGGCCAGGTACCGGCACCATGCCCGCGACCCTTCGGTACGGTATGTCCAACTGTTCAGGAACTCGGGTCCTGCATCGGGGGCTTCGCTGAGCCATCCCCACTCCCAGCTGGTAGCGCTCCCCCTCGTCCCCCTTTCACCGGAAGCGGAACTGAGCCGGGCGGCGGCGTACTCATCTGCCACCGGCAGGTGTCCCTACTGCGATGTGGTCGCCCGGGAAGCAGGGGGACCCCGGCTGGTGCTGGCCAACGGCGATTTCGTCGCCTTCTGCCCCTTTGCCTCCCGAGTTCCCTACGAAACCTGGGTGGTGCCCCGGCGGCACGAGCCGGATTTCGGCAATCTCACGCCGCCTGAACTGGCCTTGCTGGCCAGGGTGCTGCAGGCACTGGCTGCCTGCCACTTCGGGACCCCCGGCGGCACCAGTTTTAACCTGATCCTGCATTCTGCTCCCTGTGACGGAGGCTCCTACCCTCACTATCACTGCCACCTGGAATGGATACCGAGGACGGGCACCGCCGGAGGTTTCGAGTGGGGCACGGGATGGTTCATCAATCCGGTGCCGCCCGAGGCGGCAGCCCGGCACCTGCGGTCGAACCTCGGCGCACGCTGA